Part of the Desulfovibrio legallii genome, CCTGGGCTTTATTGAGCTGCCCGGCATCCCCGGCATGCGCATGGTGGTGTTTTCTCTGGTTCTGCTGGGCATCATCCTTTATCGGCGCGAGGGCATCATGGGCACCAGGGAGCTGACCTGGAAGGGGCTGAATGCTCTTTTGAGGAGGGGCAAGGCATGAGCGCCTACACCGCACCCACCCCCCCGGACTACAAGGGGGCGCTGCTGCTGGCCAAAAACGTGACTATGCGCTTTGGCGGCGTCACCGCCGTGAGCGACCTGACCCTGGCTCTGCCCCAGGGGGCCATTGCCGGCATCATCGGCCCCAACGGCGCGGGCAAAACCACGGCCTTCAATGTGCTCAGCGGCTTTTACACCCCGCAGGAAGGGGAGGTGCTGTTTAGTGGCCAAAGCATCAAGGGCCTGCATCCCAACGATATCTGCCGTCTGGGCCTTGCCCGCACCTTTCAGAACATCCGCCTTTCGCAGCAGATGAGCGTGCTGGAAAATATTATGGTGGGCTGCCACGTGCGGCGGCACTGCCCCTGGTGGATGGCCCCCCTGGGCCTGCCCGCCTTTTACAAGGAAGAAGCGGCCATTGCGGGAAAAAGCCGCCAACTGGCCGATCGGGTGGGCCTGAGCGAAAATCTGAACGACCAGGCCGGCAGCCTGCCCTACGGGGCACAGCGGCGGCTGGAAATTGCCCGGGCCCTGGCTACGGAACCACGTCTGCTTTTGCTGGACGAACCAGCCGCGGGCATGAACCCGCAGGAAAGCCTGGAACTTATGCATTTTATCGGGCATATCCGAGACGAGTTCGGCCTCACCATCTTGCTCATTGAGCACGATATGAAGGTGGTCATGGGCGTGTGCCAGTATATCTGGGTTATGGAATACGGCGCGTTGATCGCCGAGGGCGGCCCCGATGCCGTGCGCAGCAACCCCGTGGTCATCCGCGCCTATCTGGGCGAGGACGCGCCCGCGGGCGGCAAATAGGGGCAGCATATGGGCAACATCCTTGAAATCAAAGACCTGCAGGTGCGCTACGGCGGCATTCAGGCTGTGCAGGGCGTGAGCCTGGACATCCCGCGCGGCAGCATCGTGACCCTTATCGGGGCCAACGGCGCGGGCAAGAGCAGCATTATCCGCTCCATCGCAGGGCTGAACAAGCATATCGGCGGCGACATTCTGCTCACCCGGCACGAGGGCGAACCGCCCGTGTCCTTGCGGGGGCTCAAGCCCGAAGACATGGTCCGCAAGGGCATTTCCCTTTCGCCCGAAGGACGCCGCATCCTTCCGCATTTGAGCGTGGAGGAAAATCTTCTTCTGGGCGCGTATTCCCGTTCGGACTCTTCGGCCATTGCTGAAGATCTGGACTGGGTCTACACCCTGTTTCCCCGCCTCAAAGAACGCAACTGGCAGAAGGGCGGCACCCTTTCCGGCGGCGAACAGCAAATGCTGGCCGTGGGCCGTGCCCTCATGAGCCGCCCGGACCTGCTCATGCTGGACGAGCCCTCCCTGGGACTGGCGCCGCTTTTGGTGCGCGAAATTTTTGCCATCATCCAGCGCATCAACCAGGAGGGCAAGACCGTCCTGCTGGTGGAGCAGAACGCTTACGCGGCCCTTTCTGTGGCGCACTACGCCTACATTCTGGAAGTGGGCCGGGTGGTTTTAGCTGGTCCTGGTAAAGAAATGCTTGAAAATCCAAAGGTTAAAGAGGCTTACCTGGGCGGCTAGGCGTTGCTCCCGTCCGGTCCGCCTGCTATAGTCGGCGCGTCCCTCACAAGGGGCGCGCCTTTGCATTTTCCAAGGGCGTTTCCCTTTGCGACATGAAGAAACCTTTATTGTGGAGCGATTATGGCACGCCACGGTTTTTTATTAACACTGTTTTTTCTGTTGCTGGCGACGTCCGCGTCTGCCGCTCAGGCCGCACCGGGCAAGGACATGCTGCTTACCCGGCTGCCTAACGGGCTGACGGTCTGCATTGTCAAAGATACCCGCTTCCCCCTGGCGGCCACGCGCCTTTATGTGCGTACGGGTTCCGCCAATGAAACGGCGGCCCAGGCCGGCATCAGCCACTTGCTGGAGCATATGGTCTTCAAGGGCACGGAGCACCGGCCCAAAGGGCAGGTAGCCAAGGATGTGGAAGCCCTGGGCGGCTACCTCAACGCGGCCACAAGTTTTGACAAAACCTGGTTCATTACGGATATGCCCGCCGCCCACTGGCGCACTGGCATGGACGTGGTCAAGGAAATGGCCTTTCAGGCTTCTCTGGACCCCAAGGAGCTGGAGTCCGAAAAGAAAGTGGTCATCTCCGAGCTGGAGCGCGACCAGGACCAGCCCATGAGCCGCCTGTTTGAAAGCCTCCAGACTTCCACCCTGCACAATACCGTCTACGGACGGCCCGTCATCGGTTATAAGGATACGGTGCGCGCCGTCACGGCCGACGACCTGCGGGCCTATGTGCGCCGCTGGTATCAGCCGCGCAACATGCTGCTGCTGGTGGCCGGCGATGTGGACCCCCAGGCTGTGCTGGAGCACGCCCGTCAGCTCTTCGGCGGGCTGACCAACAGCGGCGACCAGGCGGCCCCGGCCCCGGTGGACCTGAGTGCGGCCCCCGGCGGGCCACAGGTGGAAGTCATCCGCGGCCCCTGGAGCAAGGTCTATCTGGGGCTGGCTTTTCCCGCGCCTGCCCTGAGCGACGTGCGCTCCACCGATCTGGACGTGCTGAGCTATCTGCTGGGCGGCGACGGCACCTCCCTGTTCTACCGCAAATACAAGTATGAACAACAGCTGGTGGACAGCATCGGCATGGGCAATATGAGCCTGGCCCGCGCGGGCCTGCTCTACCTCTCGGCCCAGATGGACGCGGACAAGCTCGAGCCCTTCTGGCAGGGCCTGACCAAAGACCTGGCAAGCCTCGCCGCCAAAGACTTCAGCGATGAAAGCGTGCGCCGGGCCGTGTTCAACCTGGAAGACGGCATGGATCGCTCGTCCGAAACCCTCAGCGGCCTGGCGGCCTGGACTGGAAGCGTGCAGTTTGATCTGGGCGGCGCACAGGCGGAAGCCAATATGCGCGCGGCCCTGGGCAGCGTGGACCAGAACCGCCTGCGTACAGCCCTGAGCCGCTGGCTGCAGCCTCAGGCCCTGCGAGTGCGCGTGCTGGCGCCGGAAAAAGCCCAGTTGCCCGACCTGGAAGCCATTCTGCGCGCCAACTGGCCCGCCCCGGCCGCGCCCAAAGGGCCCGCGCCGCAGGCCGCCGATGCCGCCAAGGCCGAAACCTTTGACCTGGGCGGGGGCCGTACGCTCATTTTGCTGCCCGATGCCACTGTACCCTATGCCGCAGTGCAGCTCTCCTTCCCCGGCGGCAACGCGCTGCTTGCGGCTGAGAACCAGGGGCTGGCCGGTCTGACCGCCCGAACCCTGACGGACGGCTGCGCCGACCTGGACGCCCAGGGCGTGGAACGCTGGTTGGCCCAGCGCGCTGCCTCTCTGGACGCCAGCGCCGGGTTGCAGACCTTTACCGTATCCCTCACCGGCCCGGCGCGTTTTAATGCGGACTACTTTGCCCTGCTGCAAGACCTGTTGACCAAACCGCGTTTTGAGGAGCAGGAAGTGCGTCGCGAAGTCAGCGACATGCTTTCCGACCTGCGCCAACGCGCGGACAGGCCTACGGGGCTGCTGTTCTCCCGCTTGAATCCCTTCCTCTATCCCAACGGTCAGCCCTACGGCCTGGACCCGCTGGGCACGCCGGAATCTCTGGCCCGCTTCACCCCCAAGGATGTGCGCAGCTTCTGGGAACAGCAACTGCGGCAGCCCTGGGTGCTGGCCGTGGCGGGCGACTTTGATCGCGAAGCCGTGCTGACCTTTGCCCGCAGCTTGCCCGTGCCCCAGGGCAAAGCCCTCAGCGTGTCGCTGCCCGTCTGGGGTACGGATAAAAAGCTGGACCTGCATCTGCCCGGCCGTAACCAGGCTCATGTGCTGGAGGTCTTTCGCGCCGTGCCGCCGGACCACCCGGACGCCCCGGCCCTGCTCCTGCTCCAGGCTGTGCTTTCCGGCCAGAGCGGCCTGCTGTTCAGCCAGATGCGGGACGTGGAGGGCCTGGGCTATACGGTCACGGCCTTCTACCGCGCCATGCCGCTGGCCGGCATGATGGCCTTTTATATTGGCACCACGCCGGACAAGGTGGAACAGGCCCGCCAGGGCTTTGCCAGGATTATCGCCCAGGTGCAGGCCAAAGCCCTGCCCGAAGAACTGCTGCGCGCCGCGGTCAACCGCCTGCGCGGCGAATACTACCGTGACCGGCAAAGCCTGGGCGCGCGCGCCGGCGAATCCGCCACAGACGCCGTGCTGGGCCGCCCCCAGGGTTTTGATCTGACCCTTATTGACAAGGCCGCCAAGCTCAGCCCCGAACAGGTCCAGACCGCAGCCCGCATCTACCTTACCCCCCCCAACCGCTACGACCTGCTCCTGCAGCCGTAGAGGGGCGTTTGGGGAAGGGACTTTGTGGGGGGAAAGGAGACCTTTGATCAGCGCTGTCTTCATCCGTGGCTTCCTTCGGTGCAACGGCTGAAGCTGAACAAAAGTTTCCTTCCTCCCGCCCCTCCCCAGTCTTCAAAAAGTCAAATTCCCGGATTCGTCATTTTGACGAATCCGGGAATTTCCTTGATATTGCTTGGTACCCGGAGCGGGATTTGAACCCGCACGCCCTTTCGGACTAGGGATTTTAAGTCCCTTGTGTCTACCGTTCCACCATCCGGGCACTGGCGGCGTACCGTAGCCGTGTGGTCCGTCCGCGGGAGCTTTGTATATCCTGGACGGCCCGTCCTTACAAGCCTTTCTCCGCCGGACTGTGCCGGAGCTGTGCGCTTTGCGGCGTGGAATGCGTTACGCGCCGCCAATTGGTTTGCTGTTGTCTGATAACTTCAGCTTTCCCGATTTTGGGGAGAATGACGGGCCTGTCAGAACACTACATCTAGAGCAGATTGATTATTTTGAATATATATTCTCAAAGGTTACAGTCCGCTTGTTTCGGCGCGTAAGTGTGCGAATAAATAGAGCTGCTGTCTGCATCCACAGCCAGGGGCGTTGCTGTCGTTGTCCGAACTTCCTGCGTCGTCACTGCCAAGCTCTTTTGCCATAACGGGAAGCCCCTGCGTCGCAACGACTGAGGCTGCGTTGGCGCCTCCACGGCGGGCGTCTGCTCCCGCAACCGCCGGGGCATTTCAACGTTGAAATGCCCTACGTCGCTCTAACTGTGCACCAACCGCTGTGCCGCCGCGCCCTCCTGTGGAAGCGCGGCGGCGCAGCGGCGTGAAGAAGACGCCCCGCACGCAGCACGTCGCGCATTGCGGGGCGAGGGCAGGGATGGTAGGCTGCAGCCATCTGCACAGCCTGACCAAAGGAGCTTTCATGCGTTTTTCAGATGCCGCCGTGCTGTGTTTCTGCCGCTTGGGCGTGGCCGGTCTTGACCCCAAGGCCCCAGGCACCTGGGGCACGGCCCTGGCCTGCCTGCTGGCGCCCTATCTCTTTTTGCCGCTGGGGCCGGTGTGGCGCGTGCTGGTCTTGCTGGCGCTGTTTGTGCTGGGCGGGCTTGCCGCCACCAGAGCCGAACAAATTCTGGAACGCCGGGACCCCGGCGAGGTGGTCATTGACGAACTGGTAGGGGTGTGGCTGGTTTTGTTGCCCTTTGCCCGGCCGGGCTTCGGGCTGGTGCTG contains:
- a CDS encoding ABC transporter ATP-binding protein, which produces MSAYTAPTPPDYKGALLLAKNVTMRFGGVTAVSDLTLALPQGAIAGIIGPNGAGKTTAFNVLSGFYTPQEGEVLFSGQSIKGLHPNDICRLGLARTFQNIRLSQQMSVLENIMVGCHVRRHCPWWMAPLGLPAFYKEEAAIAGKSRQLADRVGLSENLNDQAGSLPYGAQRRLEIARALATEPRLLLLDEPAAGMNPQESLELMHFIGHIRDEFGLTILLIEHDMKVVMGVCQYIWVMEYGALIAEGGPDAVRSNPVVIRAYLGEDAPAGGK
- a CDS encoding ABC transporter ATP-binding protein translates to MLEIKDLQVRYGGIQAVQGVSLDIPRGSIVTLIGANGAGKSSIIRSIAGLNKHIGGDILLTRHEGEPPVSLRGLKPEDMVRKGISLSPEGRRILPHLSVEENLLLGAYSRSDSSAIAEDLDWVYTLFPRLKERNWQKGGTLSGGEQQMLAVGRALMSRPDLLMLDEPSLGLAPLLVREIFAIIQRINQEGKTVLLVEQNAYAALSVAHYAYILEVGRVVLAGPGKEMLENPKVKEAYLGG
- a CDS encoding M16 family metallopeptidase; this encodes MARHGFLLTLFFLLLATSASAAQAAPGKDMLLTRLPNGLTVCIVKDTRFPLAATRLYVRTGSANETAAQAGISHLLEHMVFKGTEHRPKGQVAKDVEALGGYLNAATSFDKTWFITDMPAAHWRTGMDVVKEMAFQASLDPKELESEKKVVISELERDQDQPMSRLFESLQTSTLHNTVYGRPVIGYKDTVRAVTADDLRAYVRRWYQPRNMLLLVAGDVDPQAVLEHARQLFGGLTNSGDQAAPAPVDLSAAPGGPQVEVIRGPWSKVYLGLAFPAPALSDVRSTDLDVLSYLLGGDGTSLFYRKYKYEQQLVDSIGMGNMSLARAGLLYLSAQMDADKLEPFWQGLTKDLASLAAKDFSDESVRRAVFNLEDGMDRSSETLSGLAAWTGSVQFDLGGAQAEANMRAALGSVDQNRLRTALSRWLQPQALRVRVLAPEKAQLPDLEAILRANWPAPAAPKGPAPQAADAAKAETFDLGGGRTLILLPDATVPYAAVQLSFPGGNALLAAENQGLAGLTARTLTDGCADLDAQGVERWLAQRAASLDASAGLQTFTVSLTGPARFNADYFALLQDLLTKPRFEEQEVRREVSDMLSDLRQRADRPTGLLFSRLNPFLYPNGQPYGLDPLGTPESLARFTPKDVRSFWEQQLRQPWVLAVAGDFDREAVLTFARSLPVPQGKALSVSLPVWGTDKKLDLHLPGRNQAHVLEVFRAVPPDHPDAPALLLLQAVLSGQSGLLFSQMRDVEGLGYTVTAFYRAMPLAGMMAFYIGTTPDKVEQARQGFARIIAQVQAKALPEELLRAAVNRLRGEYYRDRQSLGARAGESATDAVLGRPQGFDLTLIDKAAKLSPEQVQTAARIYLTPPNRYDLLLQP
- a CDS encoding phosphatidylglycerophosphatase A family protein → MRFSDAAVLCFCRLGVAGLDPKAPGTWGTALACLLAPYLFLPLGPVWRVLVLLALFVLGGLAATRAEQILERRDPGEVVIDELVGVWLVLLPFARPGFGLVLAAFAFFRLFDILKPWPVRASETWLPAGFGVMIDDVLAGLWALVCVALLRWLGLV